The following proteins are encoded in a genomic region of Fundidesulfovibrio soli:
- a CDS encoding sigma-54-dependent Fis family transcriptional regulator, whose amino-acid sequence MDVFASSESLSQKFLNALRALLNESYPGRPARDCLEGMLNRLVEAMGYHRTYLELLDLPLKNQRLSLSRGREAVFGTPLGPGPIATGQTLATRQSLIIDNMADHPDFYGRPAQDLEKLAFVCVPVLVPGQAPATQRLAMGVLCADIPKAPPVFMERHRDFMLVAASVVANAALRLQDELNRAKAKPKLDSEPETSSETVNTRQRVIAVSKGMRLVLRQIDQAAGNDSPVLFRGEEGTGKECLARSLHAHSPRRKRPFVSFVCSAESSESMDRTLFGIQKGEASKSTQSKRGLLELAQGGTLFMEDVEELTPEAQQGLLRYLQEGTILRYGSDQPIPLDVRIIAASRVNLEDIVNTGGFLEDLYYALSVVPIYVPPLRDRTGDVLPLAEYFLQEFAQASGKPFKRISTPAIDLISQYHWPDNVQELRSCMERALEQSEEGVIRAYHLPPTLQTAESSNTEATLSFGEAVDQFEKELLIEALKKAKGNMFQAAKDLRESYRIINYKVKKHNIDPKRFTPGKRK is encoded by the coding sequence ATGGACGTTTTTGCCTCCAGCGAGAGCCTTTCCCAGAAGTTCCTGAACGCCTTGCGGGCTTTGCTGAACGAATCCTACCCTGGCCGGCCCGCACGCGACTGCCTGGAAGGCATGCTCAACCGCCTTGTGGAGGCCATGGGCTATCACAGGACGTACCTGGAGCTCCTTGACCTGCCGCTCAAGAACCAGCGTCTCTCGCTCTCGCGCGGGCGTGAGGCGGTGTTCGGCACCCCGCTCGGACCCGGACCCATCGCCACCGGGCAGACCCTGGCCACTCGGCAATCGCTGATCATCGACAACATGGCCGACCACCCCGACTTCTACGGCCGCCCCGCGCAGGACCTGGAGAAGCTGGCCTTCGTCTGCGTCCCCGTGCTGGTTCCTGGCCAGGCCCCGGCCACGCAGCGCCTGGCCATGGGCGTGCTCTGCGCCGACATCCCCAAGGCTCCGCCCGTGTTCATGGAGCGCCACCGCGACTTCATGCTGGTGGCCGCCTCCGTGGTGGCCAACGCGGCCCTGCGCCTGCAGGACGAGCTCAACCGGGCCAAGGCCAAGCCCAAGCTCGACTCCGAACCCGAAACCAGCTCCGAGACGGTGAACACCCGCCAGAGGGTCATCGCGGTCTCCAAGGGGATGCGGCTCGTGCTGCGCCAGATCGACCAGGCCGCCGGAAACGACTCCCCCGTCCTCTTCCGGGGCGAAGAAGGCACCGGAAAGGAGTGCCTGGCCCGTTCGCTGCACGCCCACAGCCCCAGGCGCAAGCGGCCCTTCGTCAGCTTCGTCTGCTCCGCGGAGTCCAGCGAGAGCATGGACCGTACGCTCTTCGGCATCCAGAAGGGCGAGGCCTCCAAGTCCACGCAGTCCAAGCGGGGCCTGCTGGAGCTGGCCCAGGGCGGCACCCTGTTTATGGAGGACGTGGAGGAGCTGACTCCCGAGGCCCAGCAGGGCCTGCTGCGCTACCTCCAGGAGGGCACCATCCTGCGCTACGGCAGCGACCAGCCCATCCCCCTGGACGTGCGCATCATTGCGGCCAGCCGCGTGAACCTGGAGGACATCGTCAACACCGGCGGTTTCCTGGAGGACCTCTACTACGCGCTCTCCGTGGTGCCCATCTACGTGCCGCCCCTGCGGGACCGCACCGGCGACGTGCTGCCCCTGGCCGAGTACTTCCTTCAGGAGTTCGCCCAGGCCTCCGGCAAGCCGTTCAAGCGCATCTCCACCCCGGCCATCGACCTCATCAGCCAGTACCACTGGCCCGACAACGTCCAGGAGTTGCGCTCCTGCATGGAGCGGGCCCTGGAGCAGTCCGAGGAGGGCGTTATCCGGGCCTACCACCTGCCCCCCACCCTGCAGACGGCCGAAAGCTCCAACACGGAGGCCACGCTGTCCTTCGGCGAGGCTGTGGACCAGTTCGAGAAGGAGCTGCTCATCGAGGCCCTGAAGAAGGCCAAGGGCAACATGTTCCAGGCCGCCAAGGACCTTCGGGAGAGCTACCGGATCATCAACTACAAGGTCAAAAAGCATAACATCGACCCCAAACGCTTCACCCCGGGCAAGCGCAAGTAG
- a CDS encoding DMT family transporter, producing MLTTQAAWTYLILAGLFEIGWPVGLKMTHSPGKVVLGVAVAVVCMGLSGWLLFQAQKAIPMGTAYAVWTGIGAAGTFLVGLMFYGDPAGLMRILGVALIIAGVATLKLAS from the coding sequence ATGCTGACGACGCAAGCAGCCTGGACGTACCTGATTCTTGCCGGATTGTTCGAGATCGGCTGGCCCGTGGGCCTGAAGATGACGCACTCTCCCGGCAAGGTGGTGCTCGGGGTGGCCGTGGCCGTCGTCTGCATGGGCCTCAGCGGCTGGCTGCTCTTCCAGGCCCAAAAGGCAATTCCCATGGGTACGGCCTACGCCGTATGGACGGGTATTGGCGCGGCCGGGACGTTTCTGGTGGGGCTCATGTTTTACGGCGACCCGGCAGGGTTGATGCGCATCCTTGGCGTCGCCCTGATAATCGCCGGCGTCGCGACGCTCAAACTTGCATCCTAG
- a CDS encoding TIGR00341 family protein has translation MALRQIEMIVARDEYDKAMETIETAASEDDLTWVSILKDGKVSVKTIMDMDEIESYTDKLEKRFHVSEGYRIIIHPVEAVLPRPVEPEPTGAKKKRQNNSARLSREELYSKAQDMCQFTRPIAALVVLSAIVAFIGLRMNSEVITLAAMIIAPLMGPHMALALATTLGDKDLARKSVLSAVKGISLAVAVALALGLLIPVDTGNSAIESRTRLDFFVVVLALASGSAGVVSFTSGAASALVGVMVSLAILPPLVASAILLAHGHWAAGLNAGIIFMVNIIGLNLASVATYLAHGIQPMSWWDVKRARKMTIKAIIIWVMMLLAMVAIIMVKIHKF, from the coding sequence ATGGCTTTGCGGCAAATCGAGATGATCGTCGCCCGGGATGAGTACGACAAAGCCATGGAGACCATCGAGACGGCCGCATCCGAGGACGACCTCACCTGGGTGAGCATCCTCAAGGACGGCAAAGTGTCCGTGAAGACGATCATGGACATGGACGAGATCGAATCGTATACCGACAAGCTGGAGAAGCGGTTCCACGTCTCGGAAGGTTATCGAATCATCATACACCCGGTTGAGGCGGTGCTGCCGAGGCCGGTGGAGCCTGAACCAACCGGGGCCAAGAAGAAGCGACAGAACAACTCCGCGCGCCTGAGCCGCGAGGAGCTGTACTCCAAGGCCCAGGACATGTGCCAGTTCACCAGGCCCATAGCCGCGCTGGTGGTGCTTTCCGCCATCGTTGCCTTCATCGGCCTGCGCATGAACAGCGAGGTGATAACCCTCGCGGCCATGATTATCGCGCCGCTCATGGGACCGCACATGGCCCTCGCCCTCGCCACCACCCTCGGCGACAAGGATCTCGCGCGAAAATCCGTCTTGTCGGCCGTGAAGGGGATATCTCTCGCGGTGGCGGTGGCCCTTGCGCTTGGACTTCTGATCCCGGTGGATACCGGCAATTCGGCCATCGAAAGCAGGACGCGCCTGGACTTCTTCGTGGTGGTCCTGGCCCTGGCGTCGGGTTCCGCCGGAGTGGTCTCCTTCACCAGCGGAGCGGCCTCGGCCCTGGTTGGGGTGATGGTCTCCCTGGCGATCCTGCCGCCCCTGGTCGCGTCGGCCATTCTTCTTGCGCACGGACACTGGGCGGCGGGGCTGAACGCTGGGATTATCTTCATGGTGAACATCATCGGCCTCAACCTGGCCAGCGTTGCCACTTATCTGGCCCACGGCATCCAGCCCATGAGCTGGTGGGATGTGAAGCGCGCCCGGAAAATGACCATCAAAGCGATCATCATCTGGGTCATGATGCTGCTCGCTATGGTCGCCATCATCATGGTCAAGATCCACAAGTTCTAA
- a CDS encoding type 1 glutamine amidotransferase domain-containing protein — protein MVILIVITSHGTLGETGHKTGYWLEELAAPYMAFKEAGAEIVLASPMGGNPPVDPRSTEESSLTPACRRFLKDREAQAALADTLPLAAVRASDYDAVFYPGGHGPLWDLAQDDDSIALIEELFDSGKVVAAVCHGPAVLRDARKADGEPLVAGLKLTGFTNAEEQAVGLTAVVPFSLEDALKAKGGLFEHGENFQPYVVVSGKLVTGQNPASSAGVAREMLRLLR, from the coding sequence ATGGTCATCCTCATCGTCATCACGTCGCACGGCACCCTCGGAGAAACCGGCCACAAGACCGGCTACTGGCTGGAGGAACTGGCCGCGCCCTACATGGCCTTCAAGGAGGCTGGCGCCGAGATCGTGCTGGCTTCCCCCATGGGCGGCAACCCCCCCGTGGACCCCAGGAGCACCGAGGAGTCCTCCCTGACCCCGGCATGCCGCAGGTTCCTCAAGGACCGCGAGGCCCAGGCTGCTCTTGCCGACACACTCCCTCTGGCCGCCGTGCGAGCCTCGGACTACGACGCCGTATTCTATCCCGGGGGGCACGGGCCCCTGTGGGACCTGGCCCAAGACGACGACTCCATCGCGTTGATCGAGGAGCTTTTCGACTCCGGAAAGGTGGTGGCCGCGGTGTGCCACGGCCCCGCGGTGCTGCGCGACGCCCGCAAGGCCGACGGCGAGCCTCTGGTTGCGGGGCTCAAGCTGACGGGCTTCACCAACGCAGAGGAGCAGGCCGTGGGGCTCACGGCCGTGGTGCCCTTCAGCCTGGAGGATGCGCTCAAGGCCAAGGGCGGCCTCTTCGAGCACGGAGAGAACTTCCAGCCCTACGTGGTGGTCTCGGGCAAGCTGGTCACCGGGCAGAACCCGGCCTCGTCGGCGGGGGTGGCGCGTGAAATGCTCAGGCTGTTGCGCTGA
- a CDS encoding saposin domain-containing protein — MKCIRLAVFSALITGTMVSQALAQTGDYMECVACQMVLRLVEASAADAKDISVDASRQCSLLPAADREACVKFYSTMGPKFINALKSRRAKGESVESICRSMGYCQ, encoded by the coding sequence ATGAAATGCATCCGTTTGGCCGTTTTTTCGGCTTTGATCACAGGCACGATGGTTTCCCAGGCCCTAGCCCAGACAGGCGACTACATGGAGTGCGTCGCCTGCCAGATGGTGCTGCGCCTGGTGGAGGCTTCAGCGGCGGACGCCAAGGATATCAGCGTGGACGCCTCTCGCCAGTGCTCCCTGCTTCCCGCGGCGGACCGCGAGGCCTGCGTGAAGTTCTACTCCACAATGGGCCCCAAGTTCATAAACGCCCTCAAGAGCAGGCGCGCCAAGGGCGAGAGCGTGGAGAGCATCTGCAGGAGCATGGGGTACTGCCAGTAA
- the hisH gene encoding imidazole glycerol phosphate synthase subunit HisH has protein sequence MLAILDYKAGNQTSVRRALDNLGIPCAITADPETLRAAAGVIFPGVGAAGQAMEELTSTGLDAVLRDIVRSGKPMLGICVGCQILLDYSAENDTQALGIVPGECAMFNRALTEEDGQPIRVPHMGWNSVKLVKECVLFDGIDPSAEFYFVHSYYPVPSPEFVLGTTFYGLEFCSLHGRPGLWAVQFHPEKSGRPGLKLLSNFAAFCGEVSNAQ, from the coding sequence ATGCTCGCCATTCTCGACTACAAGGCCGGCAACCAGACCAGCGTGCGCCGCGCCCTCGACAACCTGGGCATACCCTGCGCCATCACCGCCGACCCCGAGACCCTGCGCGCCGCCGCGGGGGTCATCTTCCCCGGCGTGGGCGCCGCGGGCCAGGCCATGGAGGAGCTCACCAGCACCGGCCTGGACGCAGTGCTGCGCGACATCGTCCGTTCGGGCAAGCCCATGCTGGGCATCTGCGTTGGCTGCCAAATACTGCTGGACTACTCCGCCGAGAACGACACCCAGGCCCTGGGCATCGTCCCCGGCGAGTGCGCCATGTTCAACCGCGCACTCACCGAGGAGGACGGCCAGCCCATCCGCGTGCCCCACATGGGCTGGAACAGCGTGAAGCTCGTCAAGGAGTGCGTGCTCTTCGACGGCATCGACCCCTCCGCGGAGTTCTATTTCGTGCACAGCTACTACCCGGTGCCCAGCCCCGAGTTCGTGCTCGGCACCACCTTCTACGGCTTGGAGTTCTGCTCCCTGCATGGCCGCCCCGGGTTGTGGGCCGTCCAGTTCCACCCGGAGAAGTCCGGCCGCCCGGGCCTCAAGCTGCTCTCCAACTTCGCGGCCTTCTGCGGGGAGGTTTCCAATGCTCAGTAA
- the hisF gene encoding imidazole glycerol phosphate synthase subunit HisF, whose product MLSKRVIPCLDVRDGKLTKGVKFLGNVDIGDPVETAQAYYEQGADEIVFYDITASSEGRGIMLKVVEKVASRIFIPFSVGGGISTVDDMRAVLLAGAEKVSVNSAAVKTPDIISQGAAAFGSQCVVVGMDVLRVGVSEQIPSGYEIVIHGGRKKMGLDAIEWAKTVEALGAGELCVNSIDADGTKEGYELNLTRLISEAVSIPVIASGGAGSPKHMLDALTEGKASAALIASIVHYGEYTVSQLKEYLHGEGVKTRMVW is encoded by the coding sequence ATGCTCAGTAAGCGCGTCATCCCCTGCCTGGACGTCCGCGACGGCAAGCTGACCAAGGGCGTGAAGTTCCTTGGCAACGTGGACATCGGCGACCCCGTGGAGACCGCCCAGGCCTACTACGAGCAGGGCGCTGACGAGATCGTCTTCTACGACATCACCGCATCCTCCGAGGGCCGGGGCATCATGCTCAAGGTAGTGGAGAAGGTCGCCTCGCGCATCTTCATCCCCTTCTCCGTTGGCGGCGGCATCTCCACCGTGGACGACATGCGGGCCGTGCTGCTGGCGGGCGCCGAGAAGGTCTCGGTGAACTCGGCTGCGGTGAAGACCCCGGACATCATCAGCCAGGGCGCGGCGGCCTTCGGGTCGCAGTGCGTGGTGGTCGGCATGGACGTTCTGCGCGTGGGCGTGAGCGAACAGATTCCCTCCGGCTATGAGATCGTGATCCACGGCGGGCGCAAGAAGATGGGCCTGGACGCCATCGAATGGGCCAAGACCGTGGAGGCCCTGGGCGCGGGCGAGCTCTGCGTGAACTCCATCGACGCCGACGGCACCAAGGAAGGCTATGAGCTGAACCTGACCAGGCTCATCAGCGAGGCCGTGTCCATACCCGTTATCGCCTCGGGCGGAGCGGGATCGCCCAAGCACATGCTGGACGCCCTCACCGAGGGCAAGGCCAGCGCCGCGCTCATCGCCTCCATCGTGCACTACGGCGAATACACGGTGAGCCAGCTCAAGGAGTACCTCCACGGGGAGGGAGTGAAGACGCGCATGGTCTGGTAG
- a CDS encoding PilZ domain-containing protein: MPDNRKRTRVQTAIEASAGCGGRERHRVQVRNISLKGVLCEQEPSLSAAGDCVFVLHLTDTLQVAIEARVIRNDEGGMALDFVGMDEEAFFHLRNLVRYHSDDPDAIDKELGTPAFIPGR; this comes from the coding sequence ATGCCCGACAATCGGAAGCGGACCAGGGTCCAGACGGCCATAGAGGCCTCGGCGGGCTGCGGCGGCCGGGAAAGACACCGGGTGCAGGTCCGCAACATCAGCCTCAAGGGCGTGCTGTGCGAACAGGAGCCAAGTTTAAGCGCCGCGGGAGACTGCGTGTTCGTGCTGCATCTGACGGACACGCTCCAGGTGGCCATCGAGGCGCGCGTGATCCGCAACGATGAGGGGGGAATGGCGCTCGACTTCGTGGGCATGGACGAGGAGGCTTTCTTCCACCTGCGCAACCTGGTGCGCTACCACTCCGACGATCCCGACGCCATCGACAAGGAGCTGGGCACGCCCGCATTCATCCCGGGCAGGTGA
- a CDS encoding nitroreductase family protein — translation MLKRRHVLGLAAALPALAAGKALAQDQKKGMDALECIHTRRSIRKYQDKPISDEVIKQLLEAAMTAPSAYNQQPWRFLVVKDKEKLRAVGSAGPAPASNAAAAILVCGDPSLAKEKDMWPLDCSNATMNILLAANALGLGSVWTASYPVQARLDMYRKMFNIPEKIVPFAFVCLGWPEKPGGRENRFKPDRIVNETWS, via the coding sequence ATGCTCAAGCGCAGACACGTGCTCGGCCTGGCCGCCGCCCTGCCCGCCCTGGCCGCGGGCAAGGCCCTGGCGCAGGATCAGAAGAAAGGCATGGACGCCCTGGAGTGCATCCACACCCGCCGCTCCATCCGCAAATACCAGGACAAGCCTATTTCAGACGAGGTCATCAAACAGCTGCTGGAGGCCGCTATGACCGCACCCTCGGCCTACAACCAACAACCCTGGCGCTTCCTTGTCGTCAAGGACAAGGAGAAGCTCAGGGCCGTGGGCTCCGCAGGCCCCGCCCCCGCCTCCAACGCGGCCGCGGCCATCCTGGTCTGTGGCGACCCCTCCCTGGCCAAGGAGAAGGACATGTGGCCCCTGGACTGCTCCAACGCAACCATGAACATCCTGCTGGCCGCCAACGCCCTGGGCCTGGGCTCGGTCTGGACGGCGTCCTACCCGGTGCAGGCCCGCCTGGACATGTACCGCAAGATGTTCAACATCCCTGAGAAGATCGTACCTTTCGCCTTCGTCTGCCTGGGCTGGCCCGAAAAGCCCGGCGGCCGCGAGAACCGCTTCAAGCCCGACAGGATCGTCAACGAGACCTGGAGCTGA
- a CDS encoding UDP-glucose dehydrogenase family protein: MNLCIVGTGYVGLVSAACFAEMGNDVCCVDINPTVVENLRKGKVHIYEPGLDEIVKRNTEQGRLKFTTSIAEGMENALFVFVCVGTPSRPDGSCDLSFVHQVAREVGQNMKDYKIVVDKSTVPVGTADKVRSLISEELTKRGLNIEFDVVSNPEFLKEGDAVNDFLKPDRVVVGTENVRTGELLKALYGPFARSRDKVIVMGVRSAEMTKYAANCMLATKISFINEISNICERVGADVRDVRMGIGSDSRIGYQFIYPGMGYGGSCFPKDVKALIDTSRQYEFEPQLLASVDEVNNRQKHVLSGKILRYFEPQGGVKGKTLAIWGLAFKANTDDVREAAAFELIRDLTAKGMKVRCFDPVAGPNTRKEFADNDMVEVVDEQYAVLDGASALAIVTEWNQFRNPDFDRIKKSLKAPLVFDGRNLYSPSLLGEMGFAYFCIGRKDPA, encoded by the coding sequence ATGAACCTGTGCATTGTCGGAACCGGTTATGTCGGCTTGGTGAGCGCCGCTTGCTTCGCCGAAATGGGCAACGATGTCTGCTGCGTGGATATCAACCCCACTGTCGTGGAGAACCTTCGCAAGGGCAAGGTTCACATTTACGAACCCGGTCTTGACGAGATCGTCAAGCGCAACACCGAGCAGGGCCGACTGAAGTTCACCACCTCCATCGCCGAGGGTATGGAGAACGCGCTGTTCGTCTTCGTCTGCGTGGGCACCCCCTCGCGCCCCGACGGCTCCTGCGACCTGAGCTTCGTGCACCAGGTCGCCCGCGAAGTCGGCCAGAACATGAAAGATTACAAGATCGTGGTGGACAAATCCACCGTGCCCGTCGGCACGGCCGACAAGGTCCGCAGCCTGATCTCCGAAGAGCTGACCAAGCGCGGCCTGAACATCGAGTTCGACGTGGTCTCCAACCCCGAGTTCCTCAAGGAAGGCGACGCCGTCAACGACTTCCTCAAGCCCGACCGCGTGGTGGTGGGCACCGAGAACGTGCGCACCGGCGAGCTGCTCAAGGCCCTGTACGGCCCCTTCGCCCGCAGCCGCGACAAGGTCATCGTCATGGGCGTCCGCTCCGCTGAGATGACCAAGTATGCCGCCAACTGCATGCTGGCCACCAAGATCTCCTTCATCAACGAGATCTCCAACATCTGCGAGCGCGTGGGCGCCGACGTGCGCGACGTGCGCATGGGCATCGGCAGCGACAGCCGCATCGGCTACCAGTTCATCTACCCCGGCATGGGCTACGGCGGCTCCTGCTTCCCCAAGGACGTCAAGGCGCTGATCGACACCTCCCGCCAGTACGAGTTCGAGCCCCAGCTGCTCGCCTCCGTGGATGAGGTCAACAACCGTCAGAAGCACGTGCTTTCGGGCAAGATCCTCAGGTACTTCGAGCCGCAGGGCGGCGTGAAGGGCAAGACCCTGGCCATCTGGGGCCTGGCCTTCAAGGCCAACACCGACGACGTGCGCGAAGCCGCCGCCTTCGAGCTGATCCGCGACCTCACCGCCAAGGGCATGAAGGTCCGCTGCTTCGACCCCGTGGCCGGCCCCAACACCCGCAAGGAGTTCGCCGACAACGACATGGTCGAGGTGGTCGACGAGCAGTACGCCGTGCTGGACGGCGCCTCGGCCCTGGCCATCGTCACGGAGTGGAACCAGTTCCGCAACCCGGACTTCGACCGCATCAAGAAGAGCCTGAAGGCCCCCCTGGTGTTCGACGGCCGCAACCTGTACTCCCCCTCGCTGCTGGGCGAAATGGGCTTCGCCTACTTCTGCATCGGCCGCAAGGACCCCGCCTAA
- a CDS encoding pyridoxine 5'-phosphate synthase, with product MPILAVNVDHIATLRQARLAQEPDPVTAAHMAEIAGARAIIVHLREDRRHIQDRDVALLRQLIKTRLHLEMAATKEMHRLALGIKPDMVCLVPEKRQELTTEGGLAVAGREKEIASFLEPLHAAGIGSSLFIDPDPAQIEAAKAAGTHYIEIHTGAYADAPTPQARQAELAKVLAGIRLGRELGLKVNLGHGLNYDNIWAFAKVEGVSEYSIGHSIISRAVLTGMNEAVSRMAAIVGSFPDPA from the coding sequence ATGCCCATACTGGCAGTAAACGTAGACCATATCGCCACCTTGCGCCAGGCTCGCCTGGCACAGGAGCCCGACCCCGTCACCGCCGCCCATATGGCGGAGATCGCCGGGGCCCGCGCCATCATCGTCCACCTGCGCGAGGACCGCCGCCACATACAGGACCGCGACGTGGCCCTGCTGCGCCAGCTCATCAAGACGCGCCTGCACCTGGAAATGGCCGCCACCAAGGAGATGCACCGCCTGGCCCTGGGCATCAAGCCCGACATGGTCTGCCTGGTGCCCGAGAAGCGCCAGGAGCTCACCACCGAGGGCGGGCTGGCCGTGGCCGGCCGCGAGAAGGAGATCGCCTCCTTCCTGGAGCCGCTGCACGCGGCGGGCATCGGCTCCAGCCTGTTCATCGACCCGGACCCGGCCCAGATCGAGGCCGCCAAGGCCGCCGGAACCCACTACATCGAGATCCACACCGGCGCCTACGCCGACGCCCCCACGCCCCAGGCCCGCCAGGCCGAGCTGGCCAAGGTGCTGGCCGGCATCCGCCTGGGCCGCGAACTTGGCCTCAAGGTGAACCTGGGCCACGGCCTGAACTACGACAACATCTGGGCCTTCGCCAAGGTGGAGGGCGTGAGCGAGTACTCCATCGGCCACAGCATCATCTCCCGCGCCGTGCTCACGGGCATGAACGAGGCCGTTTCGCGCATGGCCGCGATCGTCGGCTCCTTCCCGGACCCGGCATGA
- a CDS encoding holo-[acyl-carrier-protein] synthase has product MIVGLGIDVAELDRIERALARHGDRFLAKVLTGDEISGLPALSRNRASYVAARFAAKEAASKALGTGFSGGITIKDFDVASDESGKPLIRFFRKAEDRAMQLGVTRAHLSITHGRDVAAAVVVLEAP; this is encoded by the coding sequence ATGATCGTCGGGCTGGGCATCGACGTGGCGGAGCTGGACCGCATCGAACGCGCCCTGGCCCGCCACGGCGACCGTTTCCTGGCGAAGGTGCTCACCGGGGACGAGATCAGCGGCCTGCCCGCCCTGTCCCGCAACCGGGCGTCTTACGTGGCCGCGCGCTTCGCCGCCAAGGAGGCCGCGTCCAAGGCGCTGGGCACCGGGTTTTCCGGCGGCATAACCATCAAGGATTTCGACGTGGCCTCGGACGAAAGCGGCAAGCCCCTGATCCGCTTCTTCCGCAAGGCCGAGGACCGCGCCATGCAGCTGGGCGTCACCCGCGCCCACCTGAGCATCACCCACGGCCGGGATGTGGCCGCCGCCGTGGTGGTGCTGGAGGCCCCATGA
- a CDS encoding NAD(P)H-hydrate dehydratase — protein sequence MIDTMFCSPLLTPAEMNAWDRVSASMGLKTEILMENASREALHALKAKLGDLRGKTAVCFAGSGNNGGDAIALARHLDDAGADVILLLAKPVRQYSGASGLHLRIARQAGLAIRQLNQTDLNAFPQPDIVVDGLLGTGLAGPPRPDYAAWIEAANRMGERAFTLALDIPSGLSGLTGDPAKPTVIADLTVTFEAAKIGLCLPQASPYVGELEVRPIGVPRAVREAHPPAHYLLGPELALMLPGLDAAMHKGQAGRLLIIGGSPGLTGAPVLAAMGALRAGAGLVTVACPRGIEPTLKSGYPDVMTLPLGDSDAWTEAMAEELLARMDAYDAVVIGPGIGREERTGRFLEILAGGTPPAVWDADALFWLAGAPRRLPGSVLTPHPGEAARILGCSIQQVEADRQASVRELARVTGGTVVLKGPASALADGADPHGRVFLSPFAEPNLAVGGSGDVLAGVTGSLLARGLSPLLAACLGVYWHGLAGRLVSGEFPYRGNLASEIVQALPRALTEWLDADG from the coding sequence ATGATCGACACCATGTTCTGCTCCCCCCTGCTCACCCCGGCTGAGATGAACGCCTGGGACCGGGTTTCCGCCTCCATGGGCCTCAAGACGGAGATCCTCATGGAGAACGCCAGCCGAGAGGCCCTGCACGCCCTCAAGGCCAAGCTGGGCGACCTGCGCGGCAAGACCGCCGTGTGTTTCGCCGGCTCCGGCAACAACGGGGGCGACGCCATCGCCCTGGCCCGCCACCTGGACGACGCCGGGGCGGACGTCATCCTGCTGCTGGCCAAGCCCGTGCGGCAGTATTCCGGCGCTTCGGGGCTGCACCTGCGCATCGCCCGGCAGGCCGGCCTGGCCATCCGCCAGCTCAACCAGACGGACCTGAACGCCTTTCCCCAGCCGGACATCGTGGTGGACGGGCTGCTCGGCACCGGGCTGGCCGGGCCGCCTCGCCCCGATTACGCCGCCTGGATCGAGGCCGCGAACCGCATGGGCGAGCGGGCCTTCACCCTGGCGCTGGACATCCCCTCCGGGCTTTCGGGCCTCACGGGCGATCCGGCCAAGCCAACCGTCATCGCGGACCTGACCGTCACCTTCGAGGCCGCCAAGATCGGGCTGTGCCTGCCCCAGGCCTCGCCCTACGTGGGCGAACTGGAGGTGCGCCCCATCGGCGTGCCGCGCGCCGTGCGCGAGGCCCATCCCCCCGCGCACTACCTGCTGGGGCCGGAGCTGGCCTTGATGCTTCCCGGCCTGGACGCGGCCATGCACAAGGGCCAAGCAGGCAGGCTGCTCATCATCGGCGGCTCGCCCGGGCTCACGGGCGCCCCTGTGCTGGCGGCCATGGGCGCGCTGCGCGCCGGGGCCGGGCTGGTGACAGTGGCCTGCCCCCGTGGCATCGAGCCGACGCTCAAGTCCGGCTACCCGGACGTGATGACCCTGCCCCTGGGCGACTCCGACGCCTGGACAGAGGCCATGGCCGAGGAACTCCTGGCGCGCATGGACGCCTACGACGCGGTCGTCATCGGTCCCGGCATCGGCCGCGAGGAACGCACCGGCCGTTTCCTGGAGATCCTCGCCGGGGGCACCCCTCCGGCCGTCTGGGACGCGGACGCCCTTTTCTGGCTGGCCGGAGCGCCGCGCAGGCTCCCCGGCTCGGTTCTCACGCCCCACCCCGGGGAGGCGGCCCGCATCCTGGGCTGCTCCATCCAGCAGGTGGAGGCGGACAGGCAGGCCTCCGTGCGCGAACTGGCAAGAGTGACGGGCGGCACGGTGGTGCTCAAGGGACCGGCCTCCGCCCTCGCGGACGGGGCCGACCCGCACGGGCGGGTCTTCCTCTCCCCCTTCGCGGAGCCGAACCTGGCGGTGGGCGGCTCCGGGGACGTGCTGGCGGGCGTGACCGGCAGCCTGCTGGCCAGGGGGCTTTCCCCCCTGCTGGCCGCCTGCCTGGGAGTGTACTGGCACGGACTTGCGGGGCGTCTGGTGTCCGGCGAATTCCCCTACCGGGGCAACCTTGCCTCCGAGATCGTACAGGCCCTGCCCCGCGCCCTTACGGAGTGGCTCGATGCGGACGGCTGA